A genomic segment from Phragmites australis chromosome 6, lpPhrAust1.1, whole genome shotgun sequence encodes:
- the LOC133923210 gene encoding protein FAR1-RELATED SEQUENCE 3-like — translation MQCRTDESGWGFVDQLRRVYTRRVFEQVQRTVTSATRYRIDDDLVGRKNHYLVSHTRRTNKISWGQHQFKVCADIECQKFTCECRTWEHTGLFCEHLIRAFMQAQVESIPGSYILRRYTRNARMELPFDRHDERLVGPDGTTQKYRQTTLLVVAMAIVRAGSMSRSAYDKAMKDLKILRGQIENLPADIGHSQGETSTITSRQGWEQTYSSQATDGMCTEENHDENIHTTTVNGIMESRAPHIINMVNRAPLQRPKPRDIGWMRERSEH, via the exons ATGCAGTGCAGAACAGATGAGAGTGGCTGGGGATTTGTTGATCAGCTACGACGGGTGTATACAAGAAGAGTTTTCGAGCAGGTACAGAGGACAGTGACTTCAGCAACAAGGTACCGAATTGACGATGATCTTGTGGGGAGAAAAAACCACTACCTGGTATCACACACTAGAAGAACAAACAAAATATCATGGGGTCAACATCAATTCAAGGTGTGTGCCGATATTGAATGTCAGAAGTTCACGTGCGAATGTAGGACATGGGAACACACAG GTTTGTTCTGCGAACATCTGATTCGAGCATTCATGCAAGCACAGGTGGAGAGTATACCAGGGAGCTATATTCTTAGGAGGTACACCAGGAATGCAAGGATGGAACTTCCATTTGACCGACATGATGAGAGATTGGTTGGACCGGATGGGACAACACAGAAATACCGGCAAACAACGCTGCTAGTGGTTGCAATGGCAATTGTTCGTGCAGGAAGCATGTCAAGATCGGCATACGACAAGGCAATGAAAGATCTGAAAATTCTAAGAGGACAGATTGAGAACCTACCAGCAGACATTGGACATTCACAAGGAGAAACAAGTACAATTACCTCAAGACAGGGTTGGGAGCAAACATATAGCAGCCAGGCGACAGATGGCATGTGCACagaagaaaatcatgatgaaaACATTCACACTACAACCGTAAATGGAATTATGGAGTCAAGAGCACCACATATAATCAATATGGTCAACCGTGCACCCCTCCAAAGGCCAAAACCAAGGGACATAGGGTGGATGAGGGAGAGGAGCGAACACTAG
- the LOC133922391 gene encoding uncharacterized protein LOC133922391, with protein sequence MPMERSVSCAERGTTYGGAAGADLRSYSASYARPPSSKVKRARSVSSWSRPAPPVQRSGSTRSVSAANRPTPGLNLRSYSASYAASYSPSEDGAAGAGQLKRSGSITNWSSANRRSVNLRGYTPSFAALDDTAAAPAAVPARKAAAGGGPDDAELQRKKRLVVYKVYDVEGKVRDSVRRGVGWIKGKCSRVVYAFW encoded by the coding sequence atgccaATGGAGCGGTCAGTGTCGTGCGCGGAGAGGGGCACCACGTACGGGGGAGCAGCGGGAGCCGACCTCCGGAGCTACAGCGCCTCCTACGCGCGGCCGCCGTCGTCCAAGGTGAAGCGCGCCAGGAGCGTCAGCTCCTGGTCGCGCCCGGCGCCGCCCGTGCAGCGGAGCGGGAGCACCAGGAGCGTCTCCGCCGCGAACCGCCCCACCCCAGGCCTGAATCTGCGGAGCTACAGCGCCTCCTACGCGGCATCCTACAGCCCCTCCGAGGACGGCGCCGCCGGGGCTGGCCAGTTGAAGCGCTCCGGCAGCATCACGAACTGGTCCTCCGCCAACCGCCGCTCCGTCAACCTCAGGGGGTACACCCCCTCCTTCGCCGCGCTGGACGACACCGCGGCCGCTCCCGCCGCGGTCCCGGCCAGgaaggcggcggccggcggcgggccgGACGACGCCGAGCTGCAGCGGAAGAAGCGGCTGGTGGTGTACAAGGTGTACGACGTGGAGGGGAAGGTACGGGACTCGGTGCGGCGCGGCGTCGGCTGGATCAAGGGCAAGTGCTCCCGCGTCGTGTACGCCTTCTGGTGA